The following is a genomic window from Procambarus clarkii isolate CNS0578487 chromosome 52, FALCON_Pclarkii_2.0, whole genome shotgun sequence.
GAAGCTCTAAGTCACTTTTCTCCTTAGCATTTCTAGTTTCATTCAGTCGCTTTGCCACTAACGCTTCCCTGTGAATCACGCAGTGAATTGCGATACAGTATGGTGAGACCACTTAGATTTTCTTTACAACGCTATTGATTGCACCGACCATAGTTTTCGCACCATCAATATTAACAGACTTGCATTTTGACCAGTCATTGCACTCTTCAGTAATGTAATCATGAAGTTTCTGAAGAATGTTGTGTGCTGTTGTTTCTACGCACAGTTGGAAGCAGCACAAATAGTGTTCAACACAGGTTTTCTCTTCTAAGTCTGGAAACCGACAGTAAACAATCAGCTGTGCTTCTCCTCCTATGTCTGTGGTTTCATCCAGTTGAATGCCAaacgaagaggctagaggcaagtTTTTAACAAGCTGTTCCTTCAGGTCATATGCTAACATCACAGACCGACGACTTATTGCAGTATCAGACAACGGAATCTGCTTCACTTTCTTCACTGCATCTTTCCCTCCATATATAAGGTCAGCTGCTACTTCAAGACACGGCAATACAACATTTTCAAGTTCAGTGAATGGCTCTTTTTCTAAAGAATGATGTGTCATCTTAAGAGAAGCAGGAGTAAGTGCTTTCATGTCAGAGGGCTTAATTTGACTTTTAGAGGTCGACTGTTGCTTCAAGTATACTTCCAAAGTTGCctcaaaaaatggctttgattTAATTTGGTGTTCTGGGTGCGTCGTCTTTAAATGCCTTGCAAGTTTTTAAGGAACAACATTTTCATTACTGTACGTGGCATTACAAAAGAAGCACTTGCCTGGTTTTTGAAGCTTCATGTACTGGCCGGAAGAATCCAAATACAATGTGCTCATCATTCCACCGTTTTCGTCGCTTTTTTATGTAATGGTGTATCCTTTTTTGGAAGCCTCCTTTTCCTCTGTGAAGTCCTGTGATGCAGCTCCATCTTGATTTGAAACATCATCTTTTCTTGTAGCATCAACTGCTGTACCACCTGCAACAGGTTTTGCAGGCTCAGAATTGCCATCGATCTTTTTGAAATACTTGTAAATTGACATGGCCTGCAAAAGTCGAGCAATAATGTTGAAATCTGGAAAatagagaaaaaaataaaaattaaaaatcgtgaaaacatgaaaaaaatctggAAAACAGTATTGTCAAATCTGCCAATTGAGAGCGGAAACTCAGCCGCGTGATTCGTGACAACCAATGGCGAGACAGTCCCTCGCGTGCTTGTACTATCTGGGTCTTGCGAGTAGGCGAGATGGCAACCTCGATGTGACAATAGGTAAatatgtatttgtagtatgtattTTAAGAAATATAGGAGAGATAGAGATTTTTTGTATATTATACAGACACGTGCAGGTGAGGATCTCTTCCAGCCCCTATATAGCTGTCCACCCATCACTTAATCTCATCCATTATAAGGTGGACTGTTCACCCAGGTTGAATAGCACTGTTCTACATCATACATCTTCTGTCTGCACTGCTTAGGTCATGTAGGCGTCTGCTGTGTACACTGCTGAAGTCACGTACACCTCTGATGCCTACACCACAGAAGTCACGCAGGCCAGATCACATGTGACCAACTGGCCATAACAGATCTTAAAGTCAGCAAAATATGATGCCCTGTGGCATTATTTCTCCTTCTCATTTAAGAacaatgtaactgcagaaggcctattagcccatacgaggcggctcctatttataacaacccaatcccactcataagcatgtccaacccacgtgtgaaacaatcgaggggaccccatctccaccacgttatgcggtaactGATTTCACAATACAACCCTGtttccgaaccagtatttacccaagtctttccaaaatctaaacttatccaatttatacccattgtttcaggttctgtcttgtgttgatacttttaataccctattaatatccccctttgttatgtccattcatccacttgtaaacctctatcatgtcacccctaactcttcgcctttccattgaatgcaatttaagctttgttaatctttcttcatatgaaagatttctaatttggggaattaacttgtcCAGTGTGTCtatgttggacacgttcaagtgaatttatatccattctatagtacggcgaccaaaactgaactgcataatctaaatggggcctaaccagagcaagatatagctgaagaacaacaccaggtgtcttgttactaatgcttcgattaataaatccctgtgtcctatttgccttattatgaacattcatgcattgatcctttggttttaaattcttactaattataactccCACATCTCTTTCGTAATCCGATTTCGCTATCTCAACACCatttagctcgtatcttgtaagtctatcatcattacctagccgcaaaactttacatttatcagcattaaactgcatctaccaatcttttgaccatttcgaaaccctatttagatcaacttgaagtgatagtgagacttcttccttgttaatttccctatagatttttgtatttattttaacttggcaaatttgttatctttttattccagcatagttgaggcagtagatagtggtaaggattatgATGTTGTGTAGCTTGACTttagtaaagcttttgatacagtgccacatgaaagactgattaaaaaaatagaggctcatggtattctgGGTGCTATATTTAGTTGGAtatgggcatggctattccaaaggaaacagagttagtataaatggggttaagtcagagtgggatgttgttgttagtggagtgcctcaaggctctgtcctgggacctctgttgtttataatatatatatatatattatgatttagattcagttttgagtagcaacatttgcaaatttgccgatgatacaaaaatcggtagggaaattaatacggaagacgactcgctatcacttcaagttgatctaaatagggttttgaaatggtcaaaagattggcagatgcagtttaatgctgataaatgtaaagttttgaggctaggtaatgatgatatttacaagatacgagctggatggtgttgagattgcgaagtcagattgcaaaagggatctgggagttatgattaataagaatttaaaaccaaaggatcaatgcatgaatgttcgtactaaggcaaataggacactggaatttattaatcgaagcgttagtaacaagacacctggtggtgtCCTTCTCAAACACCTCGGTGTTAGGTGTTTGTTTTGGTAGGGACGCtagtcttattttcctcggcgtcaccccttttatatgaaaggaaccatcggaaatgcatccgaggtgTCTGGTAAGTCATCATTTAGATTATGGAGTTCAGTTTtgttcgccatactatagaatagatataaagtcacttgaacgtgtccagcattctAACTTCCAGATcttgcaggtgtctcttgacctcctctctcgtaatttcgaactcttccaaggcctcttggtttacttccctttctcctaacagTGACTTCAGCttcttctattgtgaagacctcctggaacctcttgagttcatcacacacctctttgtcattctctgtatacctgttctcgcctgttctaagtttcattgcctgttctttcactgttgttttcctcctgatgtgactgtggagtagctttggttcggtcatggctttgtttgctatatcattttcataatttttctgtttctcttctcaccataacatactcattcctggttctctggtatttctctctgctttctggtgttatgttattccggaagttcctccacgcccttttgttcagtccctttacttccatacatgccctattataccatggattcttcttttgcttctcggatttttccctttaggccgggatgaacctgtttactgcgtcctgatacttttgggtgacagtccatcatatcttgtacagacttagctctgaggtctgtgtcccaagataTTTCCCTTCggaaacttctcatcccctcatagttcccctttcggtataccagccttttgtttcctagttttttttgggggagataattcctgggTCTACCAGGTACTCGAAGTTCAGTACACGGTGGTAACTCATTCCCAagatgcttccatcttaacttcccttccagatcgagcatggctggttcatcttctctcattcgtgttggttccttgatgtgctggcttacagtgtgtcttgttgccacgtccagcagcttagctctccatgtttctggtcctccatgcggatctctgttctcccaatctgccTTCCCGTGCTTGAAGTCTcttatgattagtagtccagatccattcctgctagcaacagaagctgctctttctattatgttaatggtggccatgttgtttctatcatattcccgtctgggtcttctgtcatttggtgatggattatatatgactactactataattattTGTCCTCCAGTTATTATGGTacttgttatgtagtcactgaaaccttcgcagccctgaataaccatctcctcaaaatcccagacttttcttaccagcagagctacaccaccaccgcatcttccttctctctctttcctcataacataagtcctgtgggaacacggcatttgttatgatttttgttagctttgtttctgtgagtgctattaagtctgggttttcttctggtacccattctccaagttcatttgctttatttgtaattccatctatgttagtgtacattgccttgaggctcactttcttctgtcccttctcaaatcttctCCTTGGTAAGtgcatgttctgctggtggaggaagctgttccatgggaggggggggggggaggatttgtgaggaggataacagggtctcagaggatactaggGTGAGGGGCAGGAGATCAGGTgaagggggggacagggagggtatgggatgactggggagggaggacaggaaggaaatggggggagagaggacaggaaggaaatggggggaggggggacatggcaggatgaggggaggggtagaagggtgggaatggggtgtggggggagggagatttggctgagcatttgagtgggggcagggagggtttgggtgtaggggggttttctatgcagaggagggttgtggggttgccctcccctctggtgttactgggtgactggttgtgggtttcccctCACCTCAGAGGATGTTGTggtgggagctgtgatttcctggttttcccctctcgccctgtgcttcttccttgcttctgctgccatggctctctcctccctcatcatgtccctctggagaaatactttttttaattctcccacatattgcagttcactcttccttgttagaatcatcatgtgttctcatttgcaaacaccatctttaacacacggtctcggtctttgttgtaccagcctagcctgaaaaccttctcaattctatgctcagccccttccatttcaagtgccttcagtatttcattcactgccgcgttGTCCTTATCAtttcactctgtcctattggagccttctggctctttaatacccacagctaccactgatctttttctttccagcagctagcTAGTGAAGCGTGCCGCTTCTTGTGAGGTggttgctttcatggccacctccatcattgtggacattacttcagagttattttttttagcatttctgcaaacgtTGCTTTTATATTGGCATTCTTTTCCAGTATACTAtttccaccttctccctggatgattatccgagtctcagcatcaacactgttctctttgaggattATAATCTCCTCCTGTGCTCTCTTTTTCAGGTtgtttatttcattcttcatttcctgcatctcactcttgatatccTCCAAAAACTGGGCAAACATTTTCTTCATATCATCCCccatgacttttccctgttcccctgttacctCTGGCTATCATGCTTACCCCTGTTCATGTTATGCTGTAATATGATTTGCAGAAGGAGGGcaagtggggtgagagagagagagagagagggagagagagggagagggagagggagagacagagagagagagagagggagagacagagagagatagggagggagggagagagagagagagagagagagagagagagagagagagagagagagagagagagagagagagagagagagagagagagagagagagagagagggagagacagagagggagggaggg
Proteins encoded in this region:
- the LOC123763744 gene encoding protein FAM200A-like, with the translated sequence MSTLYLDSSGQYMKLQKPVYLKQQSTSKSQIKPSDMKALTPASLKMTHHSLEKEPFTELENVVLPCLEVAADLIYGGKDAVKKVKQIPLSDTAISRRSVMLAYDLKEQLVKNLPLASSFGIQLDETTDIGGEAQLIVYCRFPDLEEKTCVEHYLCCFQLCVETTAHNILQKLHDYITEECNDWSKCKSVNIDGAKTMVGAINSVVKKI